From Medicago truncatula cultivar Jemalong A17 chromosome 7, MtrunA17r5.0-ANR, whole genome shotgun sequence, a single genomic window includes:
- the LOC112418345 gene encoding uncharacterized protein: protein MWEISSSSWNPQCKVVITATMINIINSIWYARNQMRFKDNKIPWKTSLSNVLACTTLCGNLTTAVASSSISNFVLLKKFNVILHPPRAPKIIEVIWKPPPPNWIKCNTDGSSNNIISSCGGVFRDNNSNTLLCFAEHTGIGNAFHAELCGFMRAIELAEQYNWSNLWLECDSAIVINAIKNKSLIPWEIRNRWENCMYIISSMNFFATHVFREGNACADSLASLGLTLDHLKI from the coding sequence ATGTGGGAAATATCCAGCAGCTCCTGGAATCCTCAATGTAAAGTGGTAATCACTGCCACCAtgatcaacatcataaattcCATTTGGTATGCTAGAAACCAAATGAGGTTCAAAGATAACAAGATTCCATGGAAAACTTCTCTTTCCAATGTGTTAGCCTGCACAACTCTTTGTGGTAATCTGACTACGGCTGTGGCATCTTCCAGCATCTCTAATTTTGTCCTCTTGAAAAAGTTCAATGTCATCCTTCACCCTCCAAGGGCCCCTAAGATCATAGAGGTGATCTGGAAGCCTCCTCCTCCTAATTGGATCAAGTGCAACACTGATGGGTcctcaaataatatcatatcGTCTTGTGGTGGTGTCTTTAGAGACAATAACTCCAACACTCTCCTTTGCTTCGCAGAACATACAGGTATAGGGAATGCTTTCCATGCAGAGCTTTGTGGTTTCATGAGGGCCATTGAACTAGCTGAGCAATACAATTGGTCCAACCTTTGGTTGGAATGTGATTCTGCCATTGTCATTAATGCCATCAAGAACAAATCTCTAATCCCATgggagattagaaatagatgGGAGAATTGTATGTATATTATTTCTTCTATGAATTTTTTTGCTACTCATGTATTTAGAGAGGGGAATGCATGTGCAGATTCTCTAGCCAGTCTAGGATTAACTCTTGATCACCTTAAGATTTGA